In Miscanthus floridulus cultivar M001 chromosome 19, ASM1932011v1, whole genome shotgun sequence, the DNA window CAACGAGCTACGCTCGGTCCTCTTTGGAAACTACAGATGAGAATAGAAAATGTACGGAGTAGAGTATGGTCGGGGTGTTTGAATGCATGGACTAAAGTTTAAGAGGTGTCTCATCGGATGTCACATGGAGTATCATatgtggtgttcggatactaataaaaaaataaattatagaatccgtcagtaatccacgagacgaatttattaagcctaattagttcgtCATTAACACGCGTACGGTAGCACCACACtgtcaaatcataaactaattaattcgtcattagcacatgtttactgtagcaccacgttataAAATCCTTGGCACAGGGAAAGTATAGAGCTGAAAACAAACACTATACTGGCTTTATTTCTTTCTGCCAGGGCCCAGCGGCCAGGCCCCTATGAAAGTAATAAAATACTGCTAAAAACACGAGGATACGGCCGAGACTGTCGCCCAGGCCGCGGTCACGTGAAGGCCCATTGGCTCCCCATGGGCTATGGGGCCCACAGTCAGAGACCAATACCAAAGCAACACCGGTAATGCTTTGCTACTACTACCTCTCTCATCCATTCGGGTACCCACTGATATCAGGACCCACAAAATTTagaggccccacatgtcagtgtaaCCGTCGCCTGCCCTTTCCGCCCATCGTCTTCCCCAGTAAAGACGGGACGGTCCCGATACCCGACGGATATTTGATCCATCAGTGAACGAGGATGGAATCATATTTTTACCTGTGGATATCTAAATGGACAAGAATTCATTTTCGATGGGTATAACGGGTACGGAAACGTTCCCTATTTACCCGTCTCCGTTATCCGTTGGAAAActcgactatttgagctgtcatgcgagtattaggcccaaaaaaGCTCAACATatgtattttggtccaaatctgaacaatcatatatagtTTATGTgctctaggaaccctagttcaatttttcctcaccatttCCGTCAGCAACACAAGCACGTCTGTCTCacaagcgctcgtgcccctcgcttcctcaattcggtctctctgccacctttgctcgtcctcctcgcaacctcgctccttcccctcggcatctccgagactccgataCTTATATCAGGacgaagaagaaacgtctcctaTTGTAAAGCTGCGACCTCAAATGTCCTTGTTTATCGAGTAtgtagtacccgtcgggtatctgttacccgaccaatATCCAACAGATATAGAAATGATTAAAAATCTATATCCACGACAATTAACGAGAACGGAAACCAAATGAATTCTCCGTAGCCGGAGAAGGTTCCGACGATAGGCCGACGGGTACAttccgttgccatccttattcCCCAGCCGGCCGTTCCAATCCGTTCCCCCCGGTTATTCTATTCACTCCCACTCCTCGCGCTCCCACCCGCACCGCACCTCCCGCTGCCGCCAGACCAACACCGCACTCCACCGCCACAGTCCCCGTCCCCCGGTCGCTGTCGTTCGTCAGCGGCGCCTTCGCGTCCCCAGCACGGTACCCTAGCATCAGCGCACAGCCCTCGCTACAAGGCACCGCGGCCATGGCGCCCCCACCGGCATCGCTCTCCGCGCCCAACGCCCTCTCCCTGCTCGCGCCCGCTACCGCGACCGCTAGAGTCTCCTCCGGGAGGTGGAACAgactctccgtctccgtctccgtcgCGGCCCGGCCCGTGACCCGGGTGGTGTCTGTCGCTCtcgcgcccgcggcggcggcggtgacggcGCAGAGGAGGctggtcgcggcggcggcggcgacggagatGGCGCCCGCGGCGAGTGGGGAGGAAGGGAGCAAGCCGTTCGTGGAGGAGATGCGGGCGGTCGCGATGAAGCTCCACACCAAGGACCAGGCCCGCGAGGGGGAGAAGGAGCCCGAGGCGCCTCCCGTTGCCAAGTGGGAGCCCTCCGTCGAGGGCTACCTCCGATTCCTCGTCGACAGCAAGCTCGTCTTCCAGACGCTCGAAGACATCGTCGAACGCGCCGCCGTCCCGTGGTGTGAGTGATCCGCTTTACTTTCCCTTCCCTGTTTGTCTTGATTGGTGGAAAAAGGTGCGGCTCTTACGCGATCCCTGGAAGTGGATGGCGCCTGTTGTGCTTCGCGTGCCTCTATTGAACCGGTGAAATTTGATTGGTTCGTTGCCAGAAAAAATACTCCTTGTCTACTTTGTTTTTTTTGTAAGAAAAAATAAGAATACAATAGCCCATTGATTAATAATAAATCGATTTTCTATGCATGAAAAGTAAAAAATAATGATGGTAAAATTTCCAGAGTAATTTCGCTAtgacttttatttattttttattaaactGAAGGTTCAATGTCTGTTGGGGACTTGGGGTAGCAGTGTCTGGGTAGCTTCACGAGGGGATGCACCTGTACTGTTTTGGGTGGTTTTATTTCTCTTTTCGGCTATGAATTTGAGTGTTGGAAAAAGAGTTTGGCCCAACCATCGATGTAATAGAAAGTCGCAAAAATAAAAACATCCATGTAATAGGTAGAGAATGACTTTTAAGCACATGGATGGTTGCATATTCTTGCAAGGAAGAAGTTAGCTTTGCTTGAACTCAACTAATAATGACTTGTTGTTTTCTCCCTTCTGTGAAGATTAAGTTGCTTTGTATTAGATCAAGAACTGTTTAATAAGTATAGAGAGCTTTACTTGAAGTTAGAAACTATTTCCTCCAAGCACAAATAAGTCCATctaggtttgtcctaagtcaaacttgttTAACTTTGACCGTTAGTATCTTAAATTGTACATAGATCGACTATGCGAGATTAATATATTATGGAAGTGTTTCCCAAAATGAATGTTATAATATCAATCTTGTGTTTTCAATCTATATAAGATTTGAAATATTGATGGTTGAAATATTGATGGCCAAAGTTGAAGAAgattgacttaggacaaacctaatgGACTTATATTAGTATGGTGAGTGCTATTTCATTTGAATTCCAGTGTGCTATTTTGTATATGTAAACTGGACATAAAAATCTCTATCTTTGTGACATTGTTATTTATTGCTGAACTTGTTCCTCTTTCTGGTTCATCTAATTTGGTCAATGTATGGATCAACTTGCTCAAAAGAATAATAGTCTGATCTATCCTTTATTTCTGTTTGGTGGTTTTCTGTATCGTTGTAATATTTATATCTAGATAGGTACCTCCTCTCTGTTGCATTAACAAAACAACCGCAACTGTTAGACGTTAATTTAAAGGCCTTCCTACTTTGTTATGATATATGAAGTCAAAGTTCTAATCACCACTTGAATTTGAAATATTTTGTGTTACAAGGGTATAATCTGCAAAAACCATTACCCCAAGCGCTTGCAAAAAAGGTTGTTTTGTTGTATTAATTGTTTTGGAGTTCAGTTTGTGATATGGTTGCATATTGTTGCACCACGgccatagcaggtcccaagccctggtaaaggaggagggttgtgataggcgtggcgagccaacgttaaatctagccattctaatggagatgaaacccaaaagattcacgtgcctgaaccttgatggcttctgctgggtttcaactctagcctaccccaacttgtttgggacttaaaggctttgttgttgttgttgttgtactgtTGTACCACGGCCTCCAATATGAACTCATTTAAAGGATTAATGTGATTAAACACTCATGTAGGAAAAATGGTTGTAGTCTGTGGTGTACTTATAGTTGCATTTGCCCTCTTAACATGGTTTATCTGTAAGTAAAGCATAAGAGATAATGGTAGTGTCATACGAGTATTCTATTCCAATTTCTCACTGCCCCGGCAACCTTGCTCTTGTTAGATCTAGAAACTAGAATGGCTGATGTTTCTTTATACCTATTGGTAGTTTGGTACACATATTACCATATGCTGTTGTGTTTGCATGTGTTCTTGGGTTAGCTCTTCATTATAGATTGGCTTGTAAGACACAGCAATCTCTTTTTATTGATTTGTGTGCGTTGTTAGAAAACAAAAATGTTTACCAAAGAAACACATGAAAGGGTGCAATCAAATGATATGAACCTTTAACTGCTGCTAATATTGTTTCTCTGTGGACAAGTCAATTGACTTCGACAAATGAAAGGGCTCACAAACTTCCATACTTTTTGTGCAAATGTAATCTCATACTCCATTCTAAAtaataagatgttttggcttttctagatacgtagcttttgctatgcagttagatatacactatgtcttagatatatagtaaaaacaaATGTATCAAGAAAAGCCGGAACGtcgtataatttggaacggagggtgtAGTAGTTAATGGGCAATTGCTTCGTCAAGATTTGCAAAGATGCTCCTTGTTGACATTCTAGTGGTGTGTGTTTCAGACGCAGAGTTCCGGAATACTGGGCTGGAGAGATCAGAGGCACTCAAAAAGGATCTGGAATGGTTCAGGCAACagggccacacaattccagaaccatcggaccctggcaccacatacTCTTCTCTACTGGAAGAGCTGTCTGAGAAGGACCCCCAGGCATTTATCTGCCATTTCTATAACGTGTACTTTGCTCATACTGCTGGAGGCCGAATGATTGGCAAAAAGGTGAACCGCTCCACCCCCTCTTCTGAGAAAATGACAAATACTGAGTATATGACATCATGTCAAAACATTATTTTGGCATACATAATTTACACCGCATTGACGTATTCAGGATATTTTGTGTGTCTGATGTCATCAATCAAATCCCAAAGCATGCTTATGCATTTTCTATTGAACATGATTCCTCGCGTTCTTTTTTCTTTGTCAATAGTACAGTGCAATTCCGGTTAGGAATATGACTCCGTGTTTTTTTTTCCATTGCTGATGTGGGCAGATTAGAAGTCTGAAACTACTTGTTCCTCCGTTATCTTGTAGTATCATTTAACAGAGTATCATGTGCTCCTGGTATCTTAGGTTTCTGAGAAGATTCTGAACAAGAAAGAGCTGGAGTTCTACAAGTGGGAGGGCAATCTCTCCCAGCTGCTGCAGAACGTCCGCAACAAGCTTAACGAAGTTGCTTCAGTAAGTCCCTGGAGGCCTGGACTGCCTCTTTTCTCCCGGCCCAGTGCGAGGACCAAAGCTTTTTAACTAAATGGCAAATTCTGTTCCATGTACTGGTTCCGCAGAGCTGGTCTCGGGAGGAGAAGGACCACTGCCTGGAGGAGACGGAGAAGTCGTTCGCCTACTCAGGAGGCCTCCTCCGCCATATATTCACCTGATCTGACAATTGTTGGCTGATCCAGTCGCAAACGCTGTAAATACATAATCCTTGACTGTTAAAACTTCATTACTGGTGAGGGGGAGCTCCTCCCCCAGGTACGATTTACCTGCAATCAAGTTACCAAGTGTTAAATAAACCTCCCATTCATCGCTGGTGTTCGGTGAATGCTGAGTGCTGCCGCGGTGCCTCTGACTGAAGGTATCTGTTTTCTGTGGTGGAATCGGATGGCACGGCACCATGGCCGTGGATACGGCGGATGGCGCTGCCACTACGCACAGCTGCCGCTGCGATGTGCGAATTGCGATGCGATATATTGTGGATGGCCCCACAAATCTGTAGGTCGTTTCAAGACAAATAGAATCGGTCGTCCCAGTACCGCCAATGCCAAGAGTTCTGCCAATCAACATGCGTAGCCGTAGTGTATGGGTGTATCCGTTTCGCAGCGTGCGTGCGTGAGTACCATGTCCCAAATAATTTCGGAATACCCCATCCATTGGATGGTACTTGATCCGTGCCGATTCATTTCATGCGCGTGCTTGCACTCTGTACTCGTGACAGCACGCCCCTGCCCGCGCGGGCTTTTCATGGGCCCATGTTGCCCAGACGTCACCCGCGCCGTGTGCAAGCGCGGGACCGCTCACGCCTCCACCCGCTTCTAACTGGATTTTACGTGCAACACTCTAATCTACAGATAACGTACGTATGAAGAgagatgaaacatttaaaacatacgtaAACGCTTGAAAACCATTCCAAACATActtaacatctagataaaacacatgTAATAtgtatgtgaaacatatgcaacatccagatagacacatttgcaatatacgtctaaaaaacagatgaaacattggagatagacgcttgcaacatgtgtacaaccattacaacatatgtaatatcccgatctacttttgtaacatatctctaaaacatctgaaacatttaaaatatacgcttgcaacatgcattgtATCCCGGTACGACCCCCTACTATTGTCTGCATCGGAACGCGCATCCATAGCACGAGATGAGATCAGAGGGCTTCTGTGCCAAGACCTGACACTTCTTACGCTGGCGGCGCCTGTCGGCGTCATCGGGTGTGAGCACGCGCGCGGCGGCCTCAGGTGGCCAACTCGTGACTGAGGAAGCAGTCCCCACGCATGGATGCAGCGGCGAAGGGAGGTCCCGTGGAGAGGAAGGATGGCGCCAGGAAGGCGTCCGAGCACGGCGCAGCGGTCGTTGTGAACCACACCGGAATCCGCGACGGTGCAGGCGAGTTGAGGTCACGTCTCTAGGGTGGAGGTCACGTCTGGACGAGTGgactttttttataaatttttagAGTGGAGTTGTTGAGGGCAAGAACACCCTAGGTAGAGCATTTCCAAAATAATTTTTGAGGTATATGCATCGTAGGCCCTTGAACTTGTCGCGTAGTGCCACTTAGGCCCACAAAGTCTCAAATCGTACTTCTGGCACcctaatgttgtttaagtatgccacttaggtccataactcatcAGATCAAGGTTTTTGCCGACGTGGCGTCCACAGAGCACACGTGAGCTGCGGGCGTGCAAATAAGCAGAGAGGCCCCCAGTTCTTTTCTGCACGCAGCTCGGGCAGCCATCCGCGCCGGCGCAGCCGCACGCCGAGACCAGCTGCAGGGCCGAGACCAGCAGCTCGCCGAAGAGGCGCTCCACCTACGCCGCCAGGCCGATGCCGCCGGGGTGCTTGTCGTACAGCAGCAGGACCCCGGGCGCCCTGTCACCACCATCACCTGGAGCTCCACTCCCGCACGCGGCGGTGACGGCGCACCGTGCCCCGAGGTCGGAGGCGGCGCACATCATGCGCAGCGGCAGGACGCTGAGCAGCGCGTGCGACGCCGCATGCACGCCGCCATCGAACCCCAGCCtgggcgatgatgatgatgatgctgttTCATCACCGGTAGTTCCATCGCCATGGCCGTCGTCTTGGAGGATGTTGATCTCGGTGACGTCATGAACTCTGGTGTAGTACTTGAGACCAGCTGCTGCTCGGCAGTATGCCGTCCTTGTCGACAGATCCAGCTGCTCGACCAAGTAGCTGACGCCCTGGTGCATGTACATGGCGCCTTTGTGCACCAggaagaaagccttgctctcctCGATCTCCTCCAGCACCCGGTAGCCCTGCTTGTCCACCACCTTGTACCTATCATGCTCGATCGCTCGTATGCTCACCGCACGGGCATGGTTCCTGTTAGGCCCGATGTACTTCCACACGCCTGACTGATCGGAACTGTTCGTGTTCGTGTTCGTCAGGTGACCCTGATCTCTTAGGGTCACCATGGCACCATCCATGCCGGGACCAAAGTCCCTAGCATCGTGCTTCGGGTACAGCGACTTCTAGAAAGCGGCGCAGGCGAGGTGCTGCCCTAGGACCTTGCAGTTGCGAGAGTCGACGTGGCAGTGCTCCACCGGCTTGCCGAACAGCTTGTGCGGGAAGCTCATGAAGTACTGGTCCAGCGCGTCGTCGAGGCCGACATAGATGGCGATGGACGGCTTCGACCTCCGCCCGGAATGCCTGCCATGTTGCCACAGGCTCGCCATGCTCTCGGGGAACCCGAGGTGCAGCGCTGCGTCGATGCCGCCGACGTCGATCCCGAGCTCGAGAGCGTTCGTCGCCGTCATGCCGCGGAGCGTCCCGCCGAAGAGGCCGGCCTCGATCCTCCTCCGGTCCTCGGCGACGTACTCGCCGCGGTACACGTAGATGGTGTCCACGAGCTCCGCCGAGGTCTCCTCGAGGATCTCGCGTGCGCGCGCCAGCACGGCCTCGCAGAGCTTCCTTGTCTTGCAGAAGGCGATGCATCGGAGCCCGTGCTGGACCATCTCGTCGAAGAGGTGGGAGACCTCCTGCGCTGCGCTCGGGGCACCTCCCTTGCCTTGACACCGATGGGTTCCACAGGAGGAAGTGCTTGGGCCCGCAAGGGCTGCCGTCGTTCTGCACGAGCTCGATGTCGTCAGCATCCAGGCCAGCAAGCTCCGTGACGTGCTCCCGGGGGTTCGCCAGTGTCGCCATGCAGGATATGAAGGTCGGGTGGCTCCCGTAGACATCCGCACACACGCGCTTTAGCCGCCGGAGGATGAGCACAGTGTGGCAGCCGAAGGCGCCCCTGTAGGAGTGAGCCTCATCGATGACGACGTACTCGAGGTTGGCGAGCTTGGCGTCTAGGAGGAGCTTGGAGGTGAAGGGGATGAGGGAGACGAACTCGCCCCGGGCGAGTGAGAGGTTGGCGAGCTTGACGTCCAGGAGGAGCTTGCCGCCGAGGAGGAAGAGGTGGAAGGCCGGGGCAGCCTACGCGGGCGGGAAGCAGACACGCAGCGCTGCCTTGAGGTCCCGCACGGAGGCCGTGGCGGGCAGGCACACAGACGTAGCGCGCCCGTCGAGCGCGCGCACGGGGAGGACCACCGAGCATTGCTGCACCGCCATTACTGACGCCTACGTATGTCTGACGACGAATCGAGAGGGAAATGGAGGATATGAAAAGAACTGGGGGGCCTCTCTGCTTATTTGCACGTCCCAAACTAGGCTCACGCGTAGCTCACATGCGCTCTGTGGACGCCACGTCGGCAAAAACCTTGATATgatgagttatggacctaagtggcatacttaaacaacattaAGGTGCTAAAAGTATGATTTGAAAGTTTGTAGACCTAAGTAGCACCACGCGACAAGTTCAAGGACCTAAGATGCATATACCTCATAATTTTTTTCGGCCTGCTCGGAAGAGCTAGCTGAAGCAGCGCTGCGGGCTGCGGCTGTTGCTGCTGCACTCCCCTCTTAGGGTGTATTTAGTTCCTCCCAAattcccaactttgacactatgcaaaaagaaaattccccatcacatcaaatttgcggtacagtATAGTGTAGCTACAGCCTTCCTGGCGGCGCCGATTCTaccgaactaaacaagggcttacacGTACTACTGTTCAATTAGTAGTATTGAAAAACGGAATCGGACTTGCGTACTTTGTCTTGTTCCATGCTAAGGTTCAGAAACCTCCAGATATATCACGTTAGTTTGGCTCTTGCTATCGTCCCGGTGGCCTTATTTGTTTACTATTTAATCCTTTTTCGAAGAAAATTTATATTAGATTCCTtgagagacttaaactcatctttagaCCCTGGGGTTGGCGCCATGAGTCCTGAcgtcgaggtaacacgtctcggcgccacaaaTCTTGACGTCGAGGTGCCTGGCCGAGATTTGGCGCTGACGTGACCGGTACCTCGGCGTCATaatacatggcgccgagctcagcgccaagatctgtggcactGAGCATGGACGTCTACAGGACGATGGGACGTGACGAGTACGGCCGCTGCTGTACACTGCCTCGCTGTTGTGCTGTGCACTGGCTCGCTGCTGTGATATGCAATGGCTCACTGTAGTACTAGCTACTAAAAGCCACTGTAGACACAACCACACATGCATGCATACACCCACGCAGCTAGTTAGCACTAGCAGCGCCACTACTGCGATTAGTCGACTGTTGTCCACTGCTGCTGCAATCGTGCGCCTCCCATTCTCTCTCTGTCGGTCAAGCGTGGCCAGGCGAAAAGCAAAGCTGGCCAATATGCGGTCGACAGCACACACCCTGCGGCCCCCGACGCATGCACGCGCTCCTGTCCTGCgcggctctccctctctcgcagAGTGCAAGCCACTATTTCTCACAAAGTCAAAGGAGCAGCAGCATGCAAGCGGGCCCACGGCTATTCCAGGCGCTCTCTCACAAGAAGAAAACGGAGCAGGCAGCACCTCCCAACCGCTCGTGGTACATAAGAAAATTCAAAAATTTCAAGACTGATTTGTTTTTTTACGAAAAAGATAATTCACTTTTTTTTACTCCCTGCCGGTGCCTACACCTACACGTCTCCTTTTTTTCTTGTTTGGGCCTACCCAGCCCGGAGCTGACAGCACGACGCAGCTTTGCGATTAATGATGTTTTCTTCGTCCCAAGCGGCCTGGGCACTGTAGCAAGAGGCCATGCTGTGCACTTTTTTAGGCACTGTAGTATATGTGCTCCTTTATATAAATTCGATCAAACATTAGAAAAATAGCTTAAATCAACTAtagaaattaatttatttagGGACAGAAGGAATATTATAAATTTGTGCATAGATTTAGATACATACTCCTACTCGTACAACTACTTAAAACTGCTTATCTTTGCACGGTTTATCTCTATTCATTTTGCTAACACAAGAACCATAAAAACAATATGTACTCTCCATTCAGCTATATTCTCTCCGTACTGAAATGCAAGGCCTACaggtattttaaaattcaaaatttattttctttgactaACAATTAGAACGCACTACTCCAATGCCAATGCAAACGCCTAGCAGCTGCTAAACGGCAATGTGAAGCAACATGGCATCCTTTCAACAATCAATGCTTAATTAGAATAGTTTATTTTGTAAGTAAGCAGAGCAAGCAGTAGCTAAATATGGAGGTTATCTCTTCTCTGCACTGCACCTGTGAGTGCTCTGCTCTCTGGTCCCAGCAGAGCAAGCAGTACCCTGCTCTCACCTCATCACATTTTCCTCCTGCTATGTCTGTCTAGCTTTTGTCCACTCCTCTAGGAGGACTAGAAGAGTACAGTACCCTTCTGTGATGAGTTGAGCTGCTGCTGCTTGGAGGAGCGTGCAACGTGCGGCCTTATGTGTGTGCGCGACGACCGGACGATGGATAGATGATGGGACGGGACGGCGGCAGAGCGAGAAGCTAGCGCTATCAGACTGAGAGGCGCAGCAGAGAGATTGTGGGGCCCACTTGGCCGCACGATTTGAAGCCGGTACCTCGgcgtcaagatcggtggcgccgagctcagcgtcaCGTGTTTTGGCGCTGAGATACCGGCCACGTAGGATTTTCTCCTGTGCACGGCTAGGTACCTCGgcaccaagatctgtggcgccgagacatgttacctcggcgccaggactcatggcgTCGACCCTTagagtccaaagatgagtttaagtttgTCAGAGGGTAAAAtataaattttattaaaaaaagagtTAAATAATAAAAAATTAGGTCCCGATGGTCAGTACGTGCGTACATACCAAAATGAGGTACTGCATCAGGTACGACGTGATGACAAAACTGAGGAGAGCCGCATCTCCGCCGGAGGCCGTCCTTCGGGCCTCGGTATCTAACCTCGGTCCCGTAAGATCCGACGGGAACGGGTCGCGTCCGTGTATTTTAGggagaaaattttgtatttgtCCTAAAAATAATGCTACTTTCTTATATGATATCGAAACTAAAAATCTTTCCTATATATCctgaactcgagtttttctttcctatttgacacttccgtTAGTTTGGGTTGTTAACGGTGTCAAGTCCTTTATGAAAAGTCCATTTTACCCCTAGAGTTTTTTACTAGTTCAGGCATTTCATGGTTAATACTGCTATCTTTTATGAAACATTGCAGTTTAAGATAAAAATATTCATAAAAGATAGCAATATTAACCATGGAATGCCAGGATTAGTAAAAAACTTTAGGGGTAAAATGGACTTTTCACATAGGACTTGACACCGTTAAcaacccaaactgacggaagtgtcaaataggaaagaaaaatTCGAGTTCAGAACATATAGGAAagatgtcaaataagaaaggagcattatttttagggtcaaataaaaaaaaaatttctcTATTTTAGGACCCTCAGCTCTCAGTTCGTGTCGTCCCTCCCAACTTCCGCATGTTACATATTTTCCACTTGTTCTTGGCTTCTGTCTTACCGACCAGCTAGCCACCGGCAGGCGGCGGCAGCCTTGGGTTGGTCTTCTGCCATTGttcgttgttgttgttgctgctgctgccatcAATGGAGGTGGTGAACAGGTACGTCGCCACCCGGCACCACATCGAGGGCGCCCCGACGGAGGCCGATTTCGAGGTGAAGGAGGAGACGGCGAGGTGGGCGCCGGACTCC includes these proteins:
- the LOC136528943 gene encoding heme oxygenase 1, chloroplastic-like, translating into MAPPPASLSAPNALSLLAPATATARVSSGRWNRLSVSVSVAARPVTRVVSVALAPAAAAVTAQRRLVAAAAATEMAPAASGEEGSKPFVEEMRAVAMKLHTKDQAREGEKEPEAPPVAKWEPSVEGYLRFLVDSKLVFQTLEDIVERAAVPWYAEFRNTGLERSEALKKDLEWFRQQGHTIPEPSDPGTTYSSLLEELSEKDPQAFICHFYNVYFAHTAGGRMIGKKVSEKILNKKELEFYKWEGNLSQLLQNVRNKLNEVASSWSREEKDHCLEETEKSFAYSGGLLRHIFT